The Mycolicibacterium brumae DNA window GAACTCCGCGCCACCTCCCGGGCCGACATGGTCGCCTCGGCCCGCGCCGCTTACGCCGCCGGTGATTGGGCAGCCGGCTACGCCAGTTTCAGCGCCGCGAGCGCGCTCGGACCGCTGACGCCAGAGGATCTGGACGCGATGGCGACCGCCGCCTGGCGGCTGGGCCGATTGGGGGAGTCGGCGCGACTCGCCGAGTTGGTGTTCACCCGGCACGCCCGCCGGGACCCCGTCGCCGCCGGAGAGAAGGCCGTCGGTCTCGCGTTGATCTGGCTGACCCGCGGCGACTCGAACCTCGGCCGCACCTGGATGGAACGCGCCCGCGAATTGATCACCGGCGCGCTGGTCGCTCCGGTGCACGCCTACCTGGCGTATCTGGACGCCGCGGTGGCGGCCGACGCCGGCCGCGACGCCGAGTTGCGGGAGCGCGTTCGGGAACTGAGCGATCTCGAACAGCAGTTGGCGCACCCGGAGGTGACGGCGCTCGGTCTGGTCGCCCAAGCGCGGGAGGCGCTGTCGCAGGGATCCCCGGAGGCGGCCTTCGAGTTGCTGGACCGTGCGGTCTCCGTCGTCGGCGCCGACCCGTCGACCATTGAATGGGTCGGGGAGGTGCACGGCGTGGTGGTCCGGCACACCCGCGGCGCCGCGGAGATCGAACGCAGCGACCGGCTGGCCATGGCGCTGGAGGATTGGCTTGCTGAGAGCGGGCTGGCCGGGCTGTACCGCGGTTGGGCGGCGCACACTCGCGGCGTGCTGCGGGTCCGCGGCGGCGACCACCGCCGAGCGCTGGAATCACTGGGCGTGGCGCTGCGCGAGTACCGGGTGCTGCGACCACACGGTGACACCGCCGACGTCTACGAGTGGATGACGCTGGCGCACCGCGGTCTCGGTGACAGCGACGCCGCCGAAGCCGACGTCACTGCCGCCGCCGCCATTCGCCGGCAGCTGGGCGGGTAGCCGAGGAGGGCCGCTTTCGGGCGGGAACTTTCGCCGTTGACAACGCTCAGGGGCGGGTTCATCCTGATGAACGGGGTATGTCCGGCTGCATCAGCCGCACGGCATGTTCACCGCCGGGAACATCAAGTGGACGCTGAGACAGCGGCCGTCGTATCTGCCGTCGAAGGATGAGGTGCTCGCGCATTTCGAGCACTGCCTGGACACCATCGCCAAGGACCAGCGCGTCGACCGTGATCTGTTCTTTCCGGAGGGCATCGCGCGGTGGCGCGGTGGCGTCATGTTCAGCGCGGTCGCGGCGGAGTTCACGGCGAGATTCAACGGCGCCAACGAGGACGAGGTGTGGGACTGGTTCCGGCGGTCCTACGGCCTATGGGCGACACCGCACACCGGCAACCTCTTCCTCGGGCTGCTCTCGGAGGCCGAGCGCGTGACGGTCGACTCCGCGCTGAATCAGGTGGTGATGGACCACCTGGTCGACGTGATCGACGACGACGAGCAGCCCCGGATGCTGTTGCGCAGCGGCGCCAGCCTTCCGCTGCGGCCGGGCAGTTGGATGGTCAATTGCACCGGGTACCTCAACCACCTGGATTTCCCGTACGAGCCGTACCTGTCGCCGAGCGGCACGACGCTGTCGATTCAGCCGCAGTCGGCGATCATGCATCTCACGTCGTTCGGCGCGTACTTCGGCACGCACCTGTTCCTCTCGGACCGGCTGTCCGACGCCGGGCTCTACGAGGTGGATCTCATGGAGTTGTACAACGCGTCGCGAAAAGTGTTCCCGCCCACGCTGTTCGCGCTGGCGGCGCACAATCTGAGCCTCTGCGTGGACGCTCTGCCGGCCTCGGCGTTCCGGGAGTGCGGGCTGGATTTCGACCGCTGGTATCCGCTGCCGCGACGATCGATCGCCCAGCTGAAGTTCCTGCGGCAGCACCGCGCAGATCGGGAGCGGGCGCGCCACGCCCTCGACACCGTCCGCGCGCGGTACGGCGTTCGTTGCGGACCGTTGAGCAGGGAGTTGCCCCGTATCGCCTGACGGCCTCAGCGTGAGGGCCACCGCATGGAGGCCAACGCGTGGAGGCCAACGCGTGGAGGCCACCGCGTGGAGTCCACGCGGCCCGTAGGATTCCTGCGCAATGAGCGCTCTCGACGTCATTTCCCGCTGGCCGGTGGCCAATGCCGCCGCCGCGGTGGTCGGCCCCGCCGGGGTGCTGGCGACCCACGGCGACGCCGCCCGATCGTTCCGGCTGGCATCGGTCACCAAGCCGCTGGCCGCCCGCGCCGTCCAGGTGGCGGTGGAGGAGGGCGCGCTGGAGTGGGACACCGCGGCCGGGCCGGAAGGTTCGACGGTGCGTCATTTGATGTCCCACGCGTCGGGTTTGGCGATGCTCGACGACCGGGTGCTGGCCGCGCCGGGAACCCGTCGGATCTACTCCAACACCGGGTTCAAGGTGGCCGCCGAGACGCTGGAGGCAGAGGCGGGCATCGAGTTCGACCACTACATCGAGGAAGCGGTGTTCGCTCCGCTGGGCATGGCCGACTCGCGGCTCGACGGCGGGGCGGCGGCCGCCGGGTACGGCGGCTGGTCGACCGTCGGCGATCTGACCCGGTTCGCCGCAGACCTATTGGCGCCGGTGACCGTGTCCGCGCAGACTCACGCCGAGGCGATCACGGTGCAGTTCCCCGGGCTCGACGGGGTGCTTCCCGGCTACGGTCCGCAGCGCCCCAACGACTGGGGCCTGGGCTTCGAACTGCGCGACAAGAAGTCCCCGCACTGGACGGGGGCGGACAACTCGCCGTCGACATTTGGCCACTTCGGCCAGTCCGGCACCTTCATCTGGGCTGATCCGGTTCGTGAGCTGGCACTGGTGGTGCTCACCGACCGAGATTTCGGTGAGTGGGCGTTGCCGCTGTGGCCTGCGGTTTCCGACGCTGTACTGGCTCAGTTTGGTGACGGACCGGCATAGCCGGGTGGCCGTTGGGCGCACCGGTGGGGGCCGGAGGTCACAAATCTCTGATGAGGCTCTGAGAGAAGTTGCGAGAGACTAGCGCAACAGGCGCCACACGAGGCACAATAGACACGCGAGACACACGAGTTGTAATGCTTCGAGTTCGTTGAGGTCGCTTGGGGAAGACGTCCCTCGTCGAACTGAAGGAGCAGCCAATGCGTGCGTCGAACCAATTCGCCGACGCGACTTCGGGCGTGGTCTACATCCACGCCTCGCCCGCG harbors:
- a CDS encoding serine hydrolase domain-containing protein → MSALDVISRWPVANAAAAVVGPAGVLATHGDAARSFRLASVTKPLAARAVQVAVEEGALEWDTAAGPEGSTVRHLMSHASGLAMLDDRVLAAPGTRRIYSNTGFKVAAETLEAEAGIEFDHYIEEAVFAPLGMADSRLDGGAAAAGYGGWSTVGDLTRFAADLLAPVTVSAQTHAEAITVQFPGLDGVLPGYGPQRPNDWGLGFELRDKKSPHWTGADNSPSTFGHFGQSGTFIWADPVRELALVVLTDRDFGEWALPLWPAVSDAVLAQFGDGPA